One Streptomyces mobaraensis NBRC 13819 = DSM 40847 DNA segment encodes these proteins:
- a CDS encoding TetR/AcrR family transcriptional regulator translates to MRDEKQVPACRVCRTPLAPAGRGRPPVYCSRGCQARAYRRRKDPPPPAPKTPAPAPSGRRRQIAEAVWRVAAERGLHAASMREIAAEAGVSLRVVQYHFDSKHDLLVAALRMLHEESARQADARVRALRRPSDPQALLRAVLDEFLPLDEWRRVALRVHAAYYARSLTDPALARVFLHDAQPLEDLVTALITRLPAGSAGLPPVDPRREADLLVSGVVGLSIDVLHGRRSVADVRRTVDHHLERIFAAGPG, encoded by the coding sequence ATGCGTGACGAAAAGCAGGTGCCGGCCTGCCGCGTGTGCCGCACACCGCTGGCGCCGGCCGGCCGGGGGCGGCCGCCCGTGTACTGTTCGCGCGGCTGCCAGGCCCGGGCCTACCGGCGCCGGAAGGACCCGCCGCCGCCCGCTCCGAAGACCCCGGCACCGGCCCCGTCCGGGCGGCGGCGGCAGATCGCCGAGGCGGTCTGGCGCGTCGCCGCCGAGCGGGGGCTGCACGCGGCCAGCATGCGGGAGATCGCCGCCGAGGCCGGTGTGTCCCTGCGCGTCGTCCAGTACCACTTCGACAGCAAGCACGACCTGCTCGTCGCCGCGCTGCGCATGCTGCACGAGGAGAGCGCGCGGCAGGCCGACGCCCGGGTCCGGGCCCTGCGCCGGCCGTCCGACCCACAGGCGCTGCTGCGGGCCGTCCTCGACGAGTTCCTGCCGCTGGACGAGTGGCGGCGCGTCGCCCTGCGCGTCCACGCCGCGTACTACGCCCGCAGCCTCACCGACCCGGCGCTCGCCCGGGTGTTCCTCCACGACGCCCAGCCCCTGGAGGACCTGGTCACCGCGCTCATCACCCGGCTTCCCGCCGGCTCCGCCGGGCTGCCGCCGGTCGACCCGCGGCGGGAGGCCGACCTGCTGGTGTCCGGCGTCGTCGGGCTGAGCATCGACGTGCTGCACGGGCGCCGGAGCGTGGCCGACGTACGGCGCACGGTGGACCACCACCTGGAGCGGATCTTCGCGGCGGGGCCGGGCTGA
- a CDS encoding IS110 family transposase, whose protein sequence is MVDTTATDLFLGLDLGKEFHHAHGRTGDGRTVHDKRLPNTEPKLLELFTKLVAKFGTVLVIVDQVANIGALPLTVARASGCRVAYLPGLSMRRAADLHPGEAKTDARDAFVIAETARTMPHTLRAVDRDDEVLAELTMLTGYDNDLAGEVNRTTNRLRGLLSQIHPSLERVLGPRLAYPYVQALLARHGSPAKLKRLGRARCEALLKAHGSRKAKQLAGEISDALAEQTLVVPGTEASALIVPGLAAQLAAAHTQRQATEQEIAALLEALPLFHLLTSLPGMGVRTTAAVIVAIGDGTGFPTAGHLASYAGLAPATKSSGTSIRGEHAPHRGNRLLKRALFQAAFAATGCKSDPSSRIYYDRQRTRGKTHTQAILRLARQRVNVIHAMIRNGTLYEPRALDLAA, encoded by the coding sequence ATGGTCGACACGACCGCGACAGATCTCTTCCTCGGCCTGGACCTGGGCAAGGAGTTCCACCACGCCCACGGCCGGACCGGGGACGGCAGGACCGTGCACGACAAGCGGCTGCCCAACACCGAGCCGAAACTGCTGGAGCTGTTCACCAAGCTGGTGGCGAAGTTCGGTACCGTCCTGGTGATCGTGGACCAGGTCGCCAACATCGGCGCGCTGCCGCTGACGGTGGCCCGCGCGAGCGGGTGCCGGGTGGCCTACCTGCCGGGACTGTCGATGCGGCGGGCCGCCGACCTGCATCCCGGTGAGGCCAAGACAGACGCCCGCGACGCGTTCGTGATCGCCGAGACCGCCCGGACCATGCCGCACACCTTGCGCGCGGTGGACCGTGACGACGAGGTACTGGCCGAGCTGACCATGCTCACCGGCTACGACAACGACCTGGCCGGCGAGGTGAACCGCACCACCAACCGGCTGCGCGGCCTGCTCTCCCAGATCCACCCCTCCCTGGAACGCGTGCTCGGCCCGCGCCTGGCCTACCCCTACGTCCAAGCCCTCCTGGCCCGGCACGGCTCCCCGGCGAAGCTGAAGAGACTCGGCCGGGCCCGCTGCGAGGCCCTGCTCAAAGCGCACGGCTCGCGCAAGGCGAAGCAGCTGGCCGGGGAGATCTCCGACGCGCTGGCCGAGCAGACTCTCGTCGTTCCCGGCACCGAGGCGTCCGCGCTGATCGTTCCGGGCCTGGCCGCTCAGCTCGCCGCCGCCCACACCCAGCGACAGGCCACCGAGCAGGAGATCGCCGCCCTGCTGGAGGCCCTCCCTCTTTTCCACCTCCTGACGTCCCTGCCCGGCATGGGCGTCAGGACCACCGCCGCGGTGATCGTCGCGATCGGTGACGGCACCGGCTTCCCCACCGCCGGACACCTCGCCTCCTACGCCGGACTCGCCCCCGCAACGAAGTCCTCGGGCACCTCCATCCGCGGCGAGCACGCTCCCCACCGCGGCAACCGGCTCCTCAAACGCGCCCTGTTCCAGGCCGCGTTCGCCGCGACCGGCTGCAAGAGCGACCCGTCCTCGCGGATCTACTACGACCGCCAGCGAACCCGCGGCAAGACTCACACCCAGGCGATCCTCCGCCTGGCCCGGCAACGCGTGAACGTCATCCACGCGATGATCCGCAACGGCACCCTCTACGAACCCCGCGCCCTCGACCTCGCTGCCTGA